Proteins from one Sylvia atricapilla isolate bSylAtr1 chromosome 1, bSylAtr1.pri, whole genome shotgun sequence genomic window:
- the MSC gene encoding musculin: MSTGSASEAEELPEMDLRALQLDYPPPPAKRQPRGELYPSGDNSSAAEEEEEEEEEEEEDGEGSCAAGPAGSGCKRKRARGGGPGGKKAASGPRGPPLEGKQSQRNAANARERARMRVLSKAFSRLKTSLPWVPPDTKLSKLDTLRLASSYIAHLRQLLQEDRYENGYVHPVNLTWPFVVSGRPDSDTKEVSTASRLCGTTA, from the exons ATGTCCACGGGCTCCGCCAGCGAGGCGGAGGAGCTGCCCGAGATGGACCTGCGGGCGCTGCAGCTGGACTacccgccgccgcccgccaaGCGCCAGCCCCGCGGCGAGCTCTACCCCTCGGGGGACAACTCCTcggcggcggaggaggaggaagaggaggaagaagaggaggaagaggacgGCGAGGGCAGCtgcgcggcggggccggcgggcagcggctgcaagaggaaaagggcgcggggcggcggccccgggggcaAGAAGGCGGCGTCGGGGCCGCGGGGGCCGCCGCTCGAGGGGAAGCAGTCCCAGCGAAACGCGGCCAACGCGCGGGAGCGGGCGCGGATGCGGGTGCTGAGCAAGGCGTTCTCCCGGCTGAAGACGAGCCTGCCCTGGGTGCCGCCCGACACCAAGCTCTCCAAGCTGGACACGCTGCGCCTGGCGTCCAGCTACATCGCCCACCTccggcagctcctgcaggaggacCGCTACGAGAACGGCTACGTCCATCCCGTCAACCTG ACTTGGCCGTTTGTGGTTTCAGGAAGACCTGACTCTGACACCAAAGAAGTTTCTACTGCCAGCAGATTATGTGGAACTACTGCATAG